A stretch of Nonomuraea africana DNA encodes these proteins:
- a CDS encoding class I adenylate-forming enzyme family protein, whose protein sequence is MSITHAQVQAQLTAEGQLFETEELESGIRTWKHAPGHFRTLLENSRFQGDKDFLIYEDERISYERHYRLAATLARRLVEEYGVAKGDRVAIAMRNYPEWVVSFSAVLAAGAIAVPLNAWWTAQELAYGVSDSGAKVLIADGERAERLAETGVPLIVTRGALPQAARAFDEVLGEVSADVTLPAVELSPEDPATIFYTSGTTGLPKGALGSHRNLGQAPMTVAYSLIRAVVMAGKDPSGLTGERRVTLLTVPLFHVTGCFAVMTGTMFTGGALVLMYKWDPLLALQLIEREKITGMTGVPTNAWQLLSHPDVDKYDLSSLTGLSYGGAPAPPKLMERITNELPGRAPSNGYGMTETTALAINNSGADYARKPDSIGLPSAVVDVRICDPSGAPLPAGEVGELCLRGPNVILGYWNKPAATAETFVDGWLHTGDLARVDEEGFVYIVDRAKDMVIRGGENVYCAEVEAALFEHPSVDDAAVIGVPHDELGEEVGAVIRLSAPATPEELTAFLKERIAAFKVPAHFWFRDAELPRNPGGKILKTRLRQEVLAS, encoded by the coding sequence ATGAGCATCACGCACGCCCAGGTCCAGGCCCAGCTCACCGCGGAGGGCCAGCTGTTCGAGACCGAGGAGCTGGAGTCCGGGATCCGCACCTGGAAGCACGCGCCGGGGCACTTCCGCACCCTTCTGGAGAACAGCCGGTTCCAGGGGGACAAGGACTTCCTCATCTACGAGGACGAGCGGATCTCCTACGAGCGGCACTACCGGCTCGCGGCGACGCTGGCGCGCAGGCTCGTCGAGGAGTACGGCGTGGCCAAAGGCGACCGCGTGGCGATCGCGATGCGCAACTACCCCGAATGGGTCGTCTCGTTCTCCGCCGTCCTGGCGGCCGGGGCGATCGCCGTCCCGCTGAATGCCTGGTGGACCGCGCAGGAGCTGGCCTACGGAGTCTCCGACTCCGGCGCCAAGGTGCTCATCGCCGACGGCGAGCGGGCCGAGCGGCTGGCGGAGACGGGCGTGCCGCTGATCGTCACCAGAGGCGCGCTCCCACAGGCGGCGCGGGCCTTCGACGAGGTGCTGGGCGAGGTCAGCGCGGACGTCACCCTCCCCGCCGTGGAGCTCTCCCCCGAGGACCCGGCGACGATCTTCTACACCTCCGGCACGACGGGCCTGCCGAAGGGCGCGCTCGGCAGCCACCGCAACCTCGGCCAGGCGCCGATGACCGTCGCCTACTCGCTCATCCGCGCGGTCGTCATGGCCGGCAAGGACCCCTCGGGCCTGACGGGCGAGCGCCGGGTGACGCTGCTGACGGTGCCGCTCTTCCACGTCACGGGTTGCTTCGCGGTGATGACGGGCACGATGTTCACCGGCGGCGCGCTGGTGCTGATGTACAAGTGGGACCCGCTTCTGGCCCTCCAGCTCATCGAGCGCGAGAAGATCACCGGCATGACCGGCGTGCCCACGAACGCCTGGCAGTTGCTCTCCCACCCCGACGTGGACAAGTACGACCTCTCCTCCCTGACCGGCCTCTCGTACGGCGGCGCCCCCGCTCCCCCGAAGCTGATGGAGCGCATCACCAACGAGCTGCCGGGGCGCGCGCCCAGCAACGGCTACGGCATGACGGAGACCACGGCGCTCGCGATCAACAACTCGGGAGCCGACTACGCCCGCAAGCCCGACAGCATCGGCCTGCCCTCGGCCGTCGTCGACGTGCGCATCTGCGACCCCTCGGGCGCGCCGCTACCCGCCGGCGAGGTCGGCGAGCTCTGCCTGCGCGGGCCGAACGTCATCCTCGGCTACTGGAACAAGCCGGCGGCCACGGCCGAGACGTTCGTCGACGGCTGGCTGCACACCGGCGACCTGGCGCGGGTGGACGAGGAGGGATTCGTCTACATCGTCGACCGGGCGAAGGACATGGTGATCCGCGGCGGCGAGAACGTGTACTGCGCGGAGGTGGAGGCGGCGCTGTTCGAGCACCCCTCCGTGGACGACGCGGCGGTGATCGGCGTGCCGCACGACGAGCTGGGCGAGGAGGTCGGCGCGGTGATCCGGCTGTCCGCCCCGGCCACGCCGGAGGAGCTGACGGCGTTCCTGAAGGAGCGGATCGCGGCGTTCAAGGTGCCCGCGCACTTCTGGTTCAGGGACGCGGAACTGCCCCGCAACCCGGGCGGCAAGATCCTCAAGACGCGCCTGCGGCAGGAGGTCCTGGCCTCGTGA
- a CDS encoding nuclear transport factor 2 family protein, with product MTLIERYVAAWNETDADARAKAVAELWTEDATYTDPLADVAGHDGIAAVIAGAQGMFPGLVFSAGEVYDAHHDIARFTWHLGPEGGEPVAIGFDVVKLAEDGRIRQVLGFLDKVPG from the coding sequence ATGACGCTGATCGAGCGCTACGTGGCCGCTTGGAACGAGACCGACGCCGACGCCCGCGCCAAGGCCGTCGCCGAGCTGTGGACCGAGGACGCGACCTACACCGACCCGCTGGCCGACGTCGCGGGACACGACGGAATCGCCGCGGTCATCGCAGGGGCACAGGGCATGTTCCCCGGCCTGGTCTTCAGCGCGGGCGAGGTCTACGACGCCCACCACGACATCGCCCGCTTCACCTGGCACCTCGGCCCCGAGGGCGGCGAGCCGGTGGCGATCGGGTTCGACGTGGTGAAGCTCGCCGAGGACGGCCGGATCCGCCAGGTGCTCGGGTTCCTGGACAAAGTGCCCGGCTAG
- a CDS encoding MFS transporter has protein sequence MSDSLRRLLAHLKLDLGPLRDSRDYQLLMSSGVITMFGTFITMVAVPYQMKELTGSFVAVGLVSLAEFVPMVICGLWGGAIADALDRRKVILLSEVGLLITSAMLTLNAMLPEPQIWVLYVVGALSTGLASLQRPSMEALIPQIVRHDQLGAAAVLASLRWNIGAITAPALGGLLVTTFSVATAYAVDTVSFLLSLVLLWRIRAVPPKEDAAPASIRSMVEGLRYAASRRDLMGTYLVDIAAMVFAMSTALYPFLADEFGTPQAVGLLYSAGAVGSLIVSLTGAWTARVQRQGLGVILAAGLWGVSVALAAVMPNLWAIFVCLSLAGAADMVSGIFRMTMWNQTIPEELRGRLAGIELLSYASGPMLGNARAGLMGDLGGTRFSLGVGGLLCVGAVGLLSWLLPSFRAYDARTSEHALAEKARREAAPAEGRS, from the coding sequence GTGTCCGATTCACTCCGCCGCCTGCTCGCCCACCTGAAGCTCGACCTGGGCCCGCTGCGCGACTCCCGCGACTACCAGCTGCTGATGTCGTCCGGCGTCATCACGATGTTCGGCACGTTCATCACGATGGTCGCGGTGCCGTACCAGATGAAGGAGCTGACCGGCTCTTTCGTCGCGGTCGGTCTGGTGAGCCTGGCGGAGTTCGTGCCGATGGTGATCTGCGGCCTGTGGGGCGGCGCCATCGCCGACGCCCTCGACCGGCGCAAGGTCATCCTGCTCAGCGAGGTCGGGCTGCTGATCACCTCTGCGATGCTCACTCTCAACGCCATGCTGCCCGAGCCGCAGATCTGGGTGCTGTACGTGGTCGGCGCGCTGTCCACCGGCCTTGCCAGCCTGCAGCGTCCCAGCATGGAGGCGCTGATCCCGCAGATCGTCAGGCACGACCAGCTCGGCGCGGCGGCCGTGCTCGCCAGCCTGCGGTGGAACATCGGCGCGATCACCGCACCCGCGCTCGGTGGCCTGCTGGTGACCACGTTCAGCGTGGCGACGGCCTACGCCGTCGACACGGTCAGCTTCCTGCTCTCGCTGGTGCTGCTGTGGCGGATCAGGGCCGTGCCGCCGAAGGAGGACGCCGCCCCCGCCTCGATCAGGTCGATGGTCGAGGGCCTGCGCTACGCCGCGAGCCGGCGCGATCTGATGGGCACCTACCTGGTCGACATCGCCGCAATGGTCTTCGCCATGTCGACGGCGCTGTACCCGTTCCTGGCCGACGAGTTCGGCACCCCCCAGGCGGTGGGCCTGCTGTACTCGGCGGGCGCGGTCGGCTCGCTGATCGTCTCGCTCACCGGGGCGTGGACGGCACGCGTGCAACGGCAGGGCCTCGGCGTGATCCTGGCCGCGGGCCTCTGGGGCGTCTCGGTCGCGCTCGCGGCGGTGATGCCCAACCTCTGGGCGATCTTCGTCTGCCTGTCGCTGGCCGGCGCGGCCGACATGGTCAGCGGCATCTTCAGGATGACCATGTGGAACCAGACCATTCCCGAGGAGCTGCGCGGCCGCCTGGCCGGCATCGAGCTGCTCTCGTACGCCAGCGGCCCGATGCTCGGCAACGCGCGCGCCGGGCTCATGGGCGACCTCGGCGGCACCCGCTTCTCGCTGGGCGTGGGCGGACTGCTGTGCGTGGGGGCGGTCGGGCTGCTGTCGTGGCTGCTGCCCTCCTTCCGCGCCTACGACGCCAGGACCAGCGAGCACGCCCTGGCCGAGAAGGCCCGCAGGGAGGCCGCGCCCGCTGAGGGCCGGTCCTAG
- a CDS encoding metallophosphoesterase family protein — MRIAVLSDIHGVLPALEAVLAEPDVTAADLIVLTGDMAAGPQPVETLDLLVSLGERALWVNGNADRELVEVARGKGSAYPISQWAGERLRDDQVELLAALPLSRALDLGALGRTLFTHATPRRDDEMILVDSAIERWAEVLDGVEADTVVLGNTHMPFLRLVDGRLVVNPGSVGMPYGTAGAHWALLETGSGAVTLRRTPFDARAAAERIVAESGYAEVEQWVSEYVTATHSDVAALRAFGKAEGRPG; from the coding sequence ATGCGCATCGCCGTTCTCTCCGACATCCACGGGGTGCTTCCCGCGCTGGAAGCCGTGCTGGCCGAACCCGACGTGACCGCGGCCGATCTGATCGTGCTCACCGGCGACATGGCGGCGGGGCCGCAGCCGGTCGAGACGCTCGACCTGCTGGTGTCGCTGGGTGAGCGCGCGCTCTGGGTCAACGGCAACGCCGACCGCGAGCTGGTGGAGGTGGCGCGGGGCAAGGGCAGCGCATACCCGATCTCGCAGTGGGCGGGGGAGCGGCTGCGCGACGACCAGGTGGAGCTGCTCGCGGCGCTGCCGCTGTCGCGCGCCCTCGACCTCGGCGCCCTGGGCCGGACGCTGTTCACGCACGCGACGCCGCGGCGCGACGACGAGATGATCCTGGTCGACAGCGCGATCGAGCGCTGGGCAGAGGTGCTCGACGGAGTCGAGGCCGACACGGTGGTGCTGGGCAACACGCACATGCCGTTCCTCAGGCTCGTCGACGGCAGGCTGGTGGTGAACCCCGGTTCGGTCGGCATGCCGTACGGCACGGCGGGCGCCCACTGGGCGCTGCTGGAGACCGGCAGCGGCGCGGTGACGTTGCGGCGCACCCCGTTCGACGCCCGCGCGGCGGCCGAGCGGATCGTCGCGGAGAGCGGGTACGCCGAGGTGGAACAGTGGGTGTCCGAGTACGTGACGGCCACCCACTCCGACGTCGCGGCGCTGCGGGCCTTCGGCAAGGCCGAGGGGCGGCCGGGCTAG
- a CDS encoding Uma2 family endonuclease: MTTPSLPDWVFPPPEGFVAEDLDHIPDLPAHTELIDGSLVFVSPQASFHMRMLSLLEFELRRFAPSTLKVRREMSIILGPNQRPEPDVSLIRAEAAHGDETFYQAADVVLVIEVVSPESRVRDRERKPQLYAQAGIAHFWRVEQQEDRPVIYVYELDPATRAYALSGIHHDRLKLTVPFDVDIDLSEIDQL, translated from the coding sequence ATGACGACTCCCTCACTACCCGACTGGGTCTTCCCGCCGCCGGAGGGCTTCGTCGCGGAGGACCTCGATCACATTCCGGATCTGCCTGCGCACACTGAGCTCATCGACGGAAGCTTGGTGTTCGTGAGTCCTCAGGCTTCCTTCCACATGCGCATGCTCTCTCTCCTGGAGTTCGAGCTGCGACGGTTCGCACCGAGCACCCTCAAGGTGCGTCGAGAGATGAGCATCATCCTCGGGCCGAACCAGCGCCCCGAGCCTGATGTCAGCCTCATCCGAGCCGAGGCCGCGCATGGCGACGAGACCTTCTACCAGGCCGCGGACGTGGTTCTCGTGATCGAGGTGGTCTCGCCCGAGTCGCGGGTGCGCGACCGCGAGCGCAAGCCGCAGCTCTACGCCCAGGCGGGCATCGCCCACTTCTGGCGGGTCGAGCAGCAGGAAGACAGGCCTGTCATCTACGTCTACGAGCTCGATCCGGCCACCCGGGCCTACGCGCTGTCAGGCATCCACCACGACCGGCTGAAGCTCACCGTGCCGTTCGACGTCGACATCGACCTCAGCGAGATCGACCAGCTCTGA
- a CDS encoding phenylalanine--tRNA ligase subunit beta, producing MKVPLSWLREHVDLPAVTAHEVADKLTAAGLKLESITSHGHDVKNVVVGEVLSVEELTGFKKPIRHCMVEVGEAEPRQIVCGAANFVAGDRVPVVLPGGVLPGGFEVGARKTYGRLSEGMICSERELGLGDDHNGIMVLPADTPIGTDVVELLGLRDDVIELEITPDIGYALSIRGVAREAATAFGVAFRDPAAVELPAATEPAYPASIGDPTACDRFVLREVRGFDPAAPSPLWMRIRLTRAGMRPVSLAVDVTNYVMLELGQPLHAFDRAKLTGEIVVRRARQGETLETLDHVVRKLTTDDILITDGSGAISMAGTMGGLHTEISADSTDIVIEAAHFSATGTARMSRRHNLVSEASKRFERGVDRELPLVASWRAVQLLTSLGGATAAPGVTHAETEVTPVRIAIPTAHPGAVAGVPYSRESVITRLEQVGCVVEPGSDPAPQRGGVDATGVVSGGDTDGLLAVTGDDMITVTPPSWRPDLTDPNDLAEEVIRLEGYENLPSILPKAPAGAGLTEAQRLRRRVGRSLAAAGYVEVLAYPFVGERDLDHLQLPEGDDRRRAVRLANPLSEDEPLMRTTLLPGLLKILVRNVGRGFGDVALFETGLVYRPVEGAPAKAPVLGVDGRPSDDELGSIESALPRQPQRVAVVLAGEFERSGWWGKGRQATWADAVQAARLVAAEANVELTVVADQHEPWHPGRCAAFYVGDVLVGHGGELHPRVIEAYGLPPRTCAMELELTRLEKAMPGPVETPPVSSYPIATQDVALIVPDWTPVADVAAALRDGAGELLESVRLFDVYTGAQVGEGNKSLAYTLRFRAADRTLTVEETTAARDAAVAMAADRVGAQLRGA from the coding sequence ATGAAGGTCCCGCTTTCCTGGCTGCGGGAGCACGTCGACCTCCCCGCCGTCACCGCGCACGAGGTGGCGGACAAGCTCACCGCCGCCGGGCTCAAGCTCGAGAGCATCACCTCCCACGGCCACGACGTGAAGAACGTCGTGGTCGGTGAGGTGCTCTCGGTCGAGGAGCTGACCGGCTTCAAGAAGCCGATCCGCCACTGCATGGTCGAGGTCGGCGAGGCCGAGCCGCGCCAGATCGTCTGCGGCGCCGCCAACTTCGTCGCCGGCGACCGCGTGCCGGTCGTGCTGCCCGGCGGCGTGCTGCCCGGCGGTTTCGAGGTCGGCGCGCGCAAGACCTACGGCCGCCTGTCCGAGGGCATGATCTGCTCCGAGCGCGAGCTGGGTCTCGGCGACGACCACAACGGCATCATGGTCCTGCCGGCCGACACCCCGATCGGCACCGACGTGGTCGAGCTGCTCGGCCTGCGCGACGACGTGATCGAGCTGGAGATCACCCCCGACATCGGCTACGCCCTGTCGATTAGGGGCGTGGCGCGCGAGGCGGCCACCGCCTTCGGCGTCGCCTTCCGCGACCCCGCCGCCGTCGAGCTGCCCGCCGCGACCGAGCCCGCCTACCCGGCCTCGATCGGCGACCCCACCGCGTGCGACAGGTTCGTGCTGCGCGAGGTGCGCGGCTTCGACCCCGCGGCGCCCAGCCCGCTGTGGATGCGCATCAGGCTGACCAGGGCGGGCATGCGCCCGGTGTCGCTGGCCGTCGACGTCACCAACTACGTGATGCTCGAGCTCGGCCAGCCGCTGCACGCCTTCGACAGGGCCAAGCTGACCGGCGAGATCGTCGTACGGCGGGCGCGCCAGGGCGAGACCCTGGAGACGCTCGACCACGTCGTGCGCAAGCTCACCACCGACGACATCCTCATCACCGACGGTTCGGGCGCGATCTCGATGGCGGGCACGATGGGCGGCCTGCACACCGAGATCTCCGCCGACTCCACGGACATCGTGATCGAGGCGGCGCACTTCTCGGCCACCGGCACGGCCCGCATGTCCCGCAGGCACAACCTGGTGTCCGAGGCGTCCAAGCGGTTCGAGCGCGGCGTCGACCGCGAGCTGCCGCTGGTGGCCTCCTGGCGGGCGGTGCAGCTGCTGACCTCACTCGGCGGGGCCACGGCCGCGCCCGGCGTCACCCACGCCGAGACCGAGGTCACGCCGGTGCGCATCGCGATCCCCACCGCCCACCCGGGCGCGGTGGCCGGCGTACCCTACTCCCGCGAGAGCGTCATCACCCGCCTCGAACAGGTCGGGTGCGTGGTGGAGCCGGGCTCCGACCCCGCGCCGCAGCGCGGCGGCGTCGACGCCACCGGCGTCGTGTCCGGCGGTGACACCGACGGGCTGCTGGCGGTGACGGGCGACGACATGATCACCGTGACGCCGCCGTCGTGGCGTCCCGACCTCACCGACCCCAACGACCTGGCCGAAGAGGTCATCAGGCTCGAGGGTTACGAGAACCTGCCCTCGATCCTGCCCAAGGCCCCCGCGGGCGCGGGCCTGACCGAGGCGCAGCGGCTGCGCAGGCGCGTGGGCCGCTCGCTGGCCGCCGCGGGCTACGTCGAGGTGCTCGCCTACCCGTTCGTGGGCGAGCGCGACCTCGACCACCTGCAGCTGCCCGAGGGCGACGACCGCCGCCGTGCCGTACGGCTGGCCAACCCGCTGTCCGAGGACGAGCCGCTCATGCGGACCACACTGCTGCCGGGCCTGCTCAAGATCCTTGTGCGCAACGTGGGTCGCGGCTTCGGCGACGTGGCGCTGTTCGAGACCGGCCTGGTCTACCGGCCGGTCGAGGGCGCGCCCGCCAAGGCGCCGGTGCTCGGCGTCGACGGCAGGCCGTCCGACGACGAGCTCGGCTCGATCGAGTCGGCGCTGCCCAGGCAGCCGCAGCGGGTCGCCGTCGTGCTCGCCGGCGAGTTCGAGCGCTCGGGCTGGTGGGGCAAGGGCCGCCAGGCCACCTGGGCCGACGCCGTCCAGGCGGCCAGGCTGGTGGCGGCCGAGGCCAACGTGGAGCTGACGGTCGTGGCCGACCAGCACGAGCCGTGGCACCCCGGCAGGTGCGCCGCCTTCTACGTGGGCGACGTGCTCGTCGGCCACGGCGGCGAGCTGCACCCGCGCGTGATCGAGGCCTACGGGCTGCCGCCGCGCACCTGCGCGATGGAGCTTGAGCTCACCCGCCTGGAGAAGGCCATGCCGGGGCCGGTGGAGACGCCGCCCGTCTCCTCCTACCCGATCGCCACCCAGGACGTCGCGCTGATCGTGCCCGACTGGACCCCTGTCGCCGACGTCGCGGCGGCGCTGCGCGACGGCGCGGGCGAGCTGCTCGAGTCGGTGCGGCTGTTCGACGTCTACACCGGCGCGCAGGTGGGCGAGGGGAACAAGTCCCTGGCCTATACGCTGCGCTTCCGCGCGGCCGACCGCACGCTGACGGTGGAGGAGACGACCGCCGCCCGTGACGCGGCCGTGGCGATGGCGGCCGACCGCGTCGGCGCCCAGCTGCGCGGAGCCTGA
- the pheS gene encoding phenylalanine--tRNA ligase subunit alpha translates to MEAEAVAAIKAAGDLDALKQVRLAHAGDRSPIALANREIGALPPAARAEAGKRIGAARKAINEALAARQAELEAERDARVLVEETVDVTLPWDRVPRGARHPLTTMQERIADTFVAMGYEVAEGPELEGEWFNFDALNIAADHPARSDHDTFFVESTDSGKVLRTQTSPVQIRALLQRGVPVYVVSPGKVFRTDELDATHTPVFHQVEGLAIDEGLTMAHLKGTLDRFAEIMFGEGITTRFRPNYFPFTEPSAEMDLKCFVCRGQSAVPGNPPCRTCKSEGWIEWGGCGMVNPRVLVACGVDPRKYSGFAFGMGIERTLMFRHNAEDMRDMVEGDVRFTLPFGMEI, encoded by the coding sequence ATGGAGGCCGAGGCCGTCGCCGCGATCAAGGCGGCGGGCGATCTCGACGCACTCAAGCAGGTCCGCCTCGCGCACGCCGGAGACCGCTCGCCGATCGCGCTGGCCAACCGCGAGATCGGCGCCCTGCCGCCCGCGGCCCGCGCCGAGGCGGGCAAGCGCATCGGCGCCGCCCGCAAGGCGATCAACGAGGCGCTCGCCGCGCGCCAGGCCGAGCTGGAGGCCGAGCGCGACGCCCGCGTCCTCGTCGAGGAGACCGTCGACGTCACGCTGCCGTGGGACCGCGTCCCGAGGGGCGCCCGCCACCCGCTGACCACCATGCAGGAGCGCATCGCCGACACCTTCGTCGCGATGGGCTACGAGGTCGCGGAGGGTCCCGAGCTCGAAGGCGAGTGGTTCAACTTCGACGCGCTCAACATCGCCGCCGACCACCCCGCCCGCTCCGACCACGACACCTTCTTCGTGGAGTCCACCGACTCGGGCAAGGTGCTGCGCACCCAGACCTCGCCCGTGCAGATCAGGGCGCTGCTGCAGAGGGGCGTCCCCGTCTACGTGGTCTCGCCCGGCAAGGTGTTCCGCACCGACGAGCTCGACGCCACCCACACCCCCGTCTTCCACCAGGTCGAGGGCCTGGCGATCGACGAGGGCCTGACGATGGCGCACCTCAAGGGCACGCTCGACAGGTTCGCCGAGATCATGTTCGGCGAGGGCATCACGACCAGGTTCAGGCCCAACTACTTCCCCTTCACCGAGCCTTCGGCCGAGATGGACCTGAAGTGCTTCGTGTGCAGGGGCCAGTCGGCCGTTCCCGGCAACCCGCCGTGCCGCACCTGCAAGTCCGAGGGCTGGATCGAGTGGGGCGGCTGCGGCATGGTCAACCCGCGCGTGCTCGTCGCCTGTGGCGTCGACCCGCGCAAGTACTCCGGCTTCGCCTTCGGCATGGGCATCGAGCGGACGCTGATGTTCCGCCACAACGCCGAAGACATGCGTGACATGGTCGAGGGCGACGTCCGCTTCACCCTCCCGTTCGGAATGGAGATCTGA
- a CDS encoding sensor histidine kinase: protein MHGEDTDGRVADPSCSVPIDDLPDGLIVTDRFGTILAVNRAATRLTGVARERAVGGDINEVFPFRDHDGREWWKCLDPHSGLRTRTRVPERPLHLPGGQELHVTARLVRRPPRSGDVERVTITLRDGGARARLERSRADLVSTVAHELRSPLTSVKGFTATLLAKWTRFTEEQKLVMLETVNNDADRVTRLITELLDVSRIESGRLEIHRQVVDVAARARRIIAGRVAAGEPEDRFRLNVADELPEMWLDADKIDQILGNLVENAVRHGRGTVTIEIESVGWGVAVSVRDQGEGIAPELAPRVFRQFWRGNSRRRGGTGLGLFIVKGLVEAHGGTITVQRAPEGGAEFRFTMPAGTPDFA, encoded by the coding sequence GTGCACGGCGAAGATACCGATGGGCGAGTGGCCGATCCCTCGTGCTCGGTGCCGATCGACGACCTTCCCGACGGGCTCATCGTCACCGATCGGTTCGGCACGATCCTGGCCGTCAACCGGGCCGCGACGCGGCTCACCGGCGTCGCCCGTGAGCGGGCCGTCGGCGGCGACATCAACGAGGTCTTCCCCTTCCGCGACCACGACGGGCGCGAGTGGTGGAAGTGCCTCGACCCGCACAGCGGGCTGCGCACCAGGACGAGAGTGCCCGAGCGCCCGCTGCACCTGCCGGGCGGGCAGGAACTGCACGTCACGGCCAGGCTCGTGCGCAGGCCGCCGAGGAGCGGCGACGTCGAGCGGGTGACGATCACGCTGCGCGACGGGGGAGCGAGGGCCAGGCTGGAGCGCAGCAGGGCCGACCTCGTCTCCACGGTCGCCCACGAGCTGCGCTCGCCGCTGACCAGTGTGAAGGGCTTCACCGCCACACTGCTGGCCAAGTGGACCCGCTTCACCGAAGAGCAGAAGCTCGTGATGCTCGAGACCGTCAACAACGACGCCGACCGGGTGACCAGGCTGATCACCGAGCTGCTCGACGTCTCGCGCATCGAGTCGGGGCGGCTGGAGATCCACCGGCAGGTGGTCGACGTGGCGGCTCGCGCGCGCCGGATCATCGCCGGGAGGGTCGCGGCGGGTGAGCCCGAAGACCGCTTCAGGCTGAACGTCGCCGACGAGCTGCCGGAGATGTGGCTCGACGCCGACAAGATCGACCAGATTCTCGGTAACCTGGTGGAGAACGCGGTGCGCCACGGAAGGGGCACCGTCACGATCGAGATCGAATCCGTCGGCTGGGGGGTTGCCGTGTCCGTGCGAGACCAGGGCGAGGGCATCGCGCCCGAGCTGGCCCCGCGCGTCTTCCGGCAGTTCTGGCGCGGCAACAGCCGCAGGCGCGGCGGCACCGGTCTCGGCCTGTTCATCGTGAAGGGTCTGGTCGAGGCCCACGGTGGCACGATCACCGTGCAGCGGGCGCCCGAGGGCGGGGCGGAGTTCCGATTTACCATGCCCGCAGGCACCCCCGACTTCGCGTAG
- a CDS encoding TrmH family RNA methyltransferase, whose amino-acid sequence MAGSELTNVKAPRVKAARRLTKRAFREQDRKFLAEGPQAVREALKLEGVVVELFTTAEAELRHGDLITDATLKGVPIHRASGEVMAELSQTVTPQGLVAICGLVHTPLEEAVTERARLVAVLAHVRDPGNAGTVMRTADAAGADSVIFTDASVDPYNGKCVRASAGSLFHLPVVIGTPVGQAVQRLKESGLRVLAADGSGKHTLDDVDLSGPTAWVFGNEAWGLPEELLALADDVVRVPIYGQAESLNLATAAAVCLYASARAQRTT is encoded by the coding sequence ATGGCCGGATCCGAGCTGACCAATGTGAAGGCTCCGCGGGTGAAAGCGGCGCGGCGGCTCACCAAGCGCGCCTTCAGGGAGCAGGACCGCAAGTTCCTCGCCGAGGGCCCGCAGGCCGTTCGTGAGGCGCTGAAGCTCGAGGGCGTCGTGGTCGAGCTGTTCACCACCGCCGAGGCCGAGCTCCGCCACGGCGACCTCATCACCGACGCCACCCTGAAGGGCGTGCCCATCCACCGGGCGAGCGGCGAGGTGATGGCCGAACTGTCCCAGACGGTCACCCCGCAGGGACTGGTGGCCATCTGCGGTCTCGTCCACACGCCGCTGGAGGAGGCCGTGACGGAGCGGGCGCGGCTGGTGGCGGTCCTCGCACACGTGCGAGACCCCGGCAACGCCGGCACCGTGATGCGCACCGCCGACGCGGCGGGCGCCGACTCGGTGATCTTCACGGACGCCTCGGTCGATCCCTACAACGGCAAGTGCGTCAGGGCGAGCGCGGGCAGCCTGTTCCACCTGCCGGTGGTGATCGGGACACCGGTGGGCCAGGCCGTCCAGCGGCTGAAGGAGAGCGGGCTGCGGGTTCTCGCGGCGGACGGTTCCGGCAAGCACACGCTTGACGACGTCGACCTGTCGGGCCCGACCGCCTGGGTGTTCGGCAACGAGGCATGGGGACTGCCCGAGGAACTCCTGGCCCTGGCCGACGACGTGGTCCGCGTCCCCATCTACGGCCAGGCCGAAAGCCTCAACCTCGCCACCGCGGCCGCCGTCTGCCTCTACGCCTCCGCCCGAGCCCAACGAACCACCTGA
- the rplT gene encoding 50S ribosomal protein L20, with product MARVKRALNAKKKRRVVLERASGYRGQRSRLYRKAKEQMLHSMTYAYRDRKDRKGAFRRLWIQRINAAARQNGMTYNRLIQGLRLANIEVDRKILADLAVNDSQTFATLVEAAKKALPANVNAPAAG from the coding sequence ATGGCACGCGTGAAGCGGGCGCTCAACGCCAAGAAGAAGCGCAGGGTCGTCCTCGAGCGGGCGAGTGGTTACCGTGGCCAGCGGTCCAGGCTGTACCGCAAGGCCAAGGAGCAGATGCTCCACTCGATGACCTACGCCTACCGTGACCGCAAGGACCGCAAGGGCGCTTTCCGCCGCCTGTGGATCCAGCGGATCAACGCTGCGGCTCGTCAGAACGGCATGACCTACAACCGCCTGATCCAGGGTCTGCGTCTGGCCAACATCGAGGTCGACCGCAAGATCCTCGCGGACCTCGCTGTCAACGACAGCCAGACTTTCGCGACGCTGGTCGAGGCCGCCAAGAAGGCTCTGCCGGCGAACGTGAACGCCCCGGCTGCGGGCTGA
- the rpmI gene encoding 50S ribosomal protein L35 gives MPKMKSHSGAKKRFRVTGSGKIVRRRANRKHLLEHKPSTRTRRLAPDVVMSDADTKKIKKLLAK, from the coding sequence ATGCCGAAGATGAAGTCGCACAGCGGTGCGAAGAAGCGGTTCCGGGTGACCGGCTCCGGCAAGATCGTTCGCCGCCGGGCGAACCGCAAGCACCTGCTTGAGCACAAGCCGTCAACCCGCACCCGCCGGCTCGCGCCGGACGTGGTGATGTCCGACGCCGACACCAAGAAGATCAAGAAGCTGCTCGCTAAGTAG